Proteins encoded in a region of the bacterium genome:
- the smpB gene encoding SsrA-binding protein SmpB, giving the protein METICTNRKVWFNYEILETIEAGISLTGCEVKGLRERRGNISEAFARIENNECFLYNCHISQAGGDLARKKKLLLHKYQIERLRGKIEEKRMALVPTKMYFKKGRVKVELGLGRGKRLYDKREAIKKKIHNREIERGLKNNRQL; this is encoded by the coding sequence ATGGAGACAATATGCACAAATAGAAAAGTATGGTTTAATTATGAAATTTTGGAAACCATTGAGGCTGGAATTTCACTTACAGGATGTGAGGTAAAGGGTTTAAGGGAAAGAAGGGGGAATATAAGTGAAGCATTTGCTAGAATAGAAAATAATGAATGTTTTCTATATAATTGTCATATTAGTCAAGCCGGAGGGGATTTAGCAAGAAAGAAAAAGCTCCTCCTTCATAAATACCAGATTGAAAGATTAAGGGGAAAGATAGAGGAGAAAAGAATGGCTCTTGTTCCAACAAAGATGTATTTTAAAAAAGGAAGGGTAAAGGTAGAGCTTGGGCTTGGTAGAGGAAAGAGGCTTTATGACAAAAGGGAAGCAATAAAGAAAAAAATCCATAATCGGGAGATAGAGAGGGGATTAAAAAATAATAGACAATTATGA
- a CDS encoding nodulation protein NfeD — MKSEVGSRESGVLSHITKFPNQILHYCIIVLLINLNFCFADIGLIKIDGVINPITARFVRNSLAKAEQKNLSLVIIKIDTPGGLVTSTHEIVKELLNSKIPVCSYISPKGARAASAGVFICLASDIVAMAPSTHIGAAHPVSMGEGMSEKIEEKILNDLVAEIKGIAKERKRNIEWAEEAVRESKSITEEEAISLNICDIVALDLDDLLNKLNGRIITRDNKKIVLHTKNKKMDEINMSFREKFLHSLAEPNIAYIFLILGIYGLIYEFASPGIGLGAVLGSIFLIMAFFGLSNLSINLAGLLLILLGFVLLIAEIKAQTPGVFLLGGGVALTLGSFMLIDAGFSPEVAISSSLILSVSITTVVLFFILITLGLKAQFRKVKTGSKGMIGNRGRATTQIQREGMVFVDGELWKARSDEDIEKDSEIEVIAIEGLVLKIKKA, encoded by the coding sequence ATGAAGTCTGAAGTCGGGAGTCGGGAGTCGGGAGTCTTAAGTCATATAACAAAATTTCCAAATCAGATATTGCATTATTGCATTATTGTATTATTGATAAACCTTAATTTTTGCTTTGCTGATATTGGGCTTATAAAGATAGATGGCGTTATTAACCCGATAACAGCAAGGTTTGTGAGGAATAGTTTAGCCAAGGCAGAGCAAAAAAACCTCTCTTTAGTTATTATAAAGATTGATACACCAGGTGGCCTTGTTACATCTACCCATGAGATTGTAAAAGAGCTTTTAAATTCAAAAATCCCTGTTTGCTCTTATATATCTCCAAAGGGAGCAAGGGCTGCATCTGCGGGTGTATTTATCTGCCTTGCATCTGATATTGTTGCTATGGCACCATCTACACATATAGGAGCTGCACATCCTGTTTCAATGGGAGAGGGAATGTCGGAGAAGATTGAAGAAAAGATTTTAAATGACCTTGTTGCAGAGATAAAGGGAATAGCAAAAGAGAGAAAGAGGAATATTGAATGGGCAGAGGAGGCTGTTAGGGAGAGCAAATCAATAACAGAAGAAGAGGCAATTTCTCTTAATATTTGCGACATTGTTGCCCTTGATTTAGATGACCTACTAAATAAACTTAACGGAAGGATAATAACAAGGGATAATAAGAAGATTGTCCTTCATACAAAAAACAAAAAAATGGATGAGATAAATATGAGTTTTAGGGAAAAATTCCTACATTCTCTGGCTGAACCAAATATTGCCTATATCTTTTTAATACTTGGGATATATGGTTTAATATATGAATTTGCCTCGCCTGGTATTGGCTTGGGTGCTGTTTTGGGAAGTATATTTTTGATAATGGCATTCTTTGGGCTTTCAAACCTATCAATTAACCTTGCTGGTCTTCTTCTTATCCTCTTAGGGTTTGTTTTGCTCATTGCCGAGATAAAGGCACAAACCCCTGGAGTATTCCTTTTGGGTGGTGGCGTAGCCTTAACATTAGGCTCATTTATGCTCATTGATGCAGGTTTTTCTCCAGAGGTTGCCATTTCAAGCTCTCTCATTCTCTCTGTTTCCATAACAACGGTTGTTTTGTTTTTTATATTGATAACCCTAGGGTTAAAGGCACAATTTAGAAAGGTAAAAACAGGCTCAAAGGGGATGATTGGAAATAGGGGAAGGGCAACAACCCAAATTCAAAGAGAAGGGATGGTATTTGTTGATGGTGAGCTATGGAAAGCAAGATCAGACGAAGACATAGAAAAGGATAGCGAAATAGAGGTTATTGCTATTGAAGGCTTGGTTCTTAAGATAAAGAAAGCTTAA
- the ftsA gene encoding cell division protein FtsA gives MSPIVGLDIGTTKVCVCVAEIKKNGKIEIIGIGTKPCSGLHRGMVSNVSQTTASIEQSMSKAELMSGSKIESVTINISGSSVKGITNPGMIAIKKGGGITKLDVKRVIETAKAVNIAQDMEILHHLPQSYRVDDQDGIEDPVGMIGMRLETEVYFITAKKTAIQNLIMCVEKAGLKMMGSPILSLLGGAEAVLSPDEKHLGVALIDIGGGTTDMAIFIEGNLHHLYTISIGGTNITKDISIVLKTSFDNAERIKRERGCCFSSLISENEEIALQSLGGQDEQTIPRHVLSEVIQSRMEEMFSMLDREITRFKPRINAGVVLIGGGAMMEGSIELAKQVFNLPVRIGIPQNIGGLVDAVSTPFYATSVGLVMLSAKEHHKKGTKKASKHFSWLKEIKGFFRI, from the coding sequence ATTGGCATAGGCACAAAGCCCTGTTCGGGTCTACACAGGGGAATGGTTTCAAATGTTTCCCAGACAACAGCATCCATTGAACAATCTATGAGCAAGGCTGAGCTTATGTCAGGAAGCAAGATAGAATCTGTTACAATTAACATATCAGGAAGCTCGGTTAAAGGCATTACAAACCCAGGAATGATAGCCATTAAAAAGGGAGGAGGGATAACAAAGCTTGATGTTAAAAGGGTTATTGAAACAGCAAAAGCGGTTAATATTGCCCAGGATATGGAAATTCTCCACCACCTTCCTCAATCTTACAGGGTGGATGACCAGGATGGCATAGAAGATCCTGTTGGTATGATAGGGATGAGGCTTGAGACAGAGGTTTATTTTATAACAGCAAAGAAGACAGCCATCCAGAATCTTATAATGTGCGTTGAAAAGGCAGGTTTAAAAATGATGGGTTCACCTATTTTATCATTATTAGGGGGAGCAGAGGCTGTCCTTTCTCCTGATGAGAAGCACCTTGGCGTAGCCTTAATTGATATTGGCGGAGGAACAACGGATATGGCTATATTTATAGAGGGAAATCTCCATCATTTATATACAATTTCTATTGGAGGAACTAATATCACAAAGGATATCTCAATTGTTCTTAAAACATCCTTTGACAATGCAGAGAGGATAAAAAGGGAAAGGGGGTGTTGCTTTTCTTCCCTTATTTCTGAAAATGAGGAGATAGCTTTACAATCCCTAGGAGGACAAGATGAACAAACCATTCCAAGGCATGTTCTATCTGAGGTAATCCAATCAAGGATGGAAGAAATGTTTTCTATGTTGGATAGGGAGATTACAAGGTTTAAACCAAGAATAAATGCAGGTGTTGTCTTAATAGGTGGTGGAGCAATGATGGAAGGGTCTATTGAGCTTGCAAAACAAGTATTCAATCTTCCTGTAAGGATTGGTATTCCTCAAAACATAGGCGGTCTTGTTGATGCTGTATCTACGCCATTCTATGCTACATCTGTTGGTCTTGTTATGCTTTCTGCAAAGGAGCATCATAAAAAAGGGACAAAAAAGGCATCAAAACATTTTTCATGGTTAAAGGAGATAAAAGGGTTTTTTAGGATATGA
- a CDS encoding class I SAM-dependent methyltransferase, with the protein MYYQDKIESLKSIFKKEELFLEGDFLVVDNARYPIINDVIILSKPSEYTDFVKKELRIKDAANNREVEDFARDIQYTFSKEWEQYNEILPEHKGEFLEYFDLVPLALLQNLRICDLGCGNGRWSYYLKDVCKEMILIDFSDAIFIARKNLTNANNCLFFMMDLKNLPFKDNFCDFLFCLGVLHHLPTPCLNEVINLKRFAPTLLIYLYYSLDNKPIYFRLVLKIVTLLRMHLCRIKSPIFREIFSQFGTFFFYIPLIFLGQLLKPVGLGKYIPLYETYNEKSIKRIRQDVYDRFFTRIEQRVCRKEILELKNTFTNIIISENKPYWHFLCKR; encoded by the coding sequence GTGTATTACCAAGATAAGATAGAATCCCTAAAAAGTATTTTCAAAAAAGAAGAGCTTTTTTTAGAAGGGGATTTTTTGGTAGTAGATAATGCGAGGTATCCAATTATCAACGATGTTATCATTTTATCCAAACCAAGCGAATATACTGATTTTGTAAAGAAAGAATTAAGGATAAAAGATGCTGCCAACAATAGGGAAGTAGAAGATTTTGCAAGAGACATTCAATATACATTTTCAAAGGAATGGGAGCAATACAATGAAATTTTACCTGAACATAAGGGAGAATTTTTGGAATATTTTGACCTTGTTCCCCTTGCTTTGCTACAGAATTTACGGATATGCGACCTTGGTTGTGGAAATGGTAGATGGAGCTATTATTTAAAAGATGTTTGTAAGGAGATGATTCTTATTGATTTTTCTGATGCTATCTTTATAGCAAGGAAGAATTTAACAAATGCCAATAATTGCCTATTCTTTATGATGGATTTGAAAAACCTTCCATTTAAAGACAATTTTTGCGATTTTTTGTTTTGCTTGGGCGTTTTGCATCACCTTCCAACCCCTTGCCTGAATGAAGTTATAAACCTTAAGAGATTTGCCCCTACATTACTCATTTATCTCTATTATTCTTTGGATAATAAACCTATATATTTTCGTCTTGTTTTAAAAATAGTAACCTTGTTGCGGATGCATCTTTGTAGAATTAAAAGCCCAATCTTTAGGGAAATATTCTCGCAATTTGGGACATTTTTTTTCTATATTCCCCTAATATTTTTGGGACAATTATTAAAACCCGTAGGACTTGGTAAGTATATTCCCCTCTATGAAACCTATAATGAAAAAAGCATTAAACGCATCAGGCAAGATGTTTATGACAGATTTTTTACCCGTATTGAACAGAGGGTCTGCCGCAAAGAGATTTTAGAATTGAAAAATACCTTTACAAACATTATTATATCTGAGAATAAACCCTATTGGCATTTTTTATGCAAAAGATGA